The Lycium ferocissimum isolate CSIRO_LF1 unplaced genomic scaffold, AGI_CSIRO_Lferr_CH_V1 ctg1476, whole genome shotgun sequence genome includes the window tttcaaatctacattcaagatgattcatactaaggttaagtcgttgaaacgcttataagatcaaactaaactattaggtaagctaacgaaatttgggcagcatttcccctgtatcACCTACTTccatcaaactccaaaacaactcccaaacatcaataacaacatcaacaatatcatacccaagaaattacattcaaactaggctcaaatccatccaaaacttcttttcaaattcaatccatagccatcaactacaacacaacactttatgacttctctCCATAACTCTTTTGACTTATAAGACATTTTTAACcatcaaatcaactcaacataagaaaaaagatgaagaacgtaccttataattgaagaactttagccacaccaacttgcTCCAAAGCTTATTCACCACAACTTCATCTAGAAGCAAGAACCAACACTTTCTATGAACTAGTTGaggattttatggcttgatcttctcttgatttgatttgcgATGTTTATGGATGTTTCAGAGAGATTAGAAGGTCACTAGGGatttattttggtgaaaaaaatgagGCCTAAGTCGTTGAAAATCAATTTATAGGCCAAAAACAAAATTGACCACCGACCTttaattttctggaaatttcgaGCAAAGTACGACCAaaaagtacgggccgtacttcaaAGTGCATCCAATACTTTCAGCCTGTACTTGGAggtcaaaattttcatatttctggAACTTTCGGGTAAAGTACGTGCAAAATGTACGGGATGTACatttttatacggtccgtactttaTCCCATACTTCTCAgaatctgtcagttgcattgcaAAGAAAACTCGCgaaacttgaatttacataagTTATGCATTCCACAattcctcatattctaggagatattcctctctcaagttggaccaaaaatcctgtccaaaattctgtcaagtttttccaaagttttgacaaacttaGTTTCTTTAATTCGCTTGATCCTGAGacctttagacactttcttaacacttgttaaaagtattcattaaccttataagggtccCATAACCTCTCcgggcttacgttagtttacttacgatgcAAATGAcgcgaaattttttgaggtgtaacattcagGGGGCTTCTGTGTTTCTAAAATTGATTTGAGATTGGGTTATCATTAGTTGAAAATTCAGGCCgaggatattcctaagataTCCTTCAGGACTAGATATAGGCATTATgagttccttgttatgtcttttgggcttactaatCCCCCAGCtacttttatggatttgatgaatgacatTTTCAAGCCATACTTAGACTCTTTTATgatagtgtttattgatgacattctggtttattcgaagagtaaagaagatcatgaagaAAACTTCAGGGTTGTTCTTGGGTTCTTTGAGagacaaggagttgtatgccaagttcttTAAGTGTGTGTTTAGGCTTGAGTCTGTatcattcttgggccatgtagTGTCGAAAGAGgagattatggttgatcctaagaagattgaggcagtgAGAGATTGGGCTAAGCCTACATCAGTGATAGAGATTCGCAGCTTTGTGGGGTTAGCCAGTTACTACCGtcggttcgtgaaggggtttgcATCTATAGCTTCgcatttgacccgtttgactcagaaagagtTACCTTTTCTGTAAtccgatgagtgtgaggagagcttccaaaagctcaagactttattgactacAACTCTTATTCTATCTTTTCCCGTGAAGGGTAAGAACTTTGTGGTTTATTGTGGTGCTTCTcgttctggtttgggtgctATTTTGATGCAAACAAAGTAGGTGAATACTTATGCTTCCAGATAGCTGAAGGTttatgagaagaactatcccactcatgatatgaagttggcagcggtggttttcgctttgaagatttagAGGCACTATCTTTATAGTGTCCATTATGAGGTTTTCACCAATCATCacagtcttcagcatgtgtttacttaGAGGGATCTTAATTCTCGGCAGCGGAGATGGttggagttgcttaaggattaaaatattactattttgtatcatcctggcaaGGCAAACATTGTAGCAGATGGGATGAGTAGGAAATCTGCTAATATGGGTAGCTTGGCTCGGTTGATTGTTTCAGAGTATCCATTGGCTatagaggttcagactctggttAATAGTTTCATGAGGCTTGATGTGTCCGATTTAGGTAGAGTGTTGTcttgtgttgaggcgagatCGTCCTTTCTGAAGAAAATTATGGCAAAGCAGTTCGTGGATGCAAGTTTGTACAAGATTCGCGACAAGGTTGTGATTGGTGaagccaaggaggccatgattgacaGTGGGggtgttttgaggattaaggggcgtgTCTGTGTCCCTCTTGTTGATGACTTGATTAGGATGATTTTAGAGGATGCTCACAATtctagatattctattcatcctggtcCTACTAGGATGTATAGAGATTTCAGGCTACACTATTGGTGGGCtgggatgaagcgtgatattaTTGAGTTTGTTTCACATTATTTAAATTATCAGTAGGTTAAGTATGATCACCAGAGACTCGGAGGTACGCTTCAGAGGATGACCATTCCTGAGTTGAAGTGGAGAGGATATCTATGGATTTTGTCATTGGTCTTCCATAGACCTTGGGTAAGTTTAATTCAATTTGGGTCATTTGATAGACTGACCAAGTCTGCTCATTTCATACCGGTTCAGATCACCTATACTGCTCAGAAGTTGGCCCGAATTTATATCCGTGAGATTGTTCGTTTGCATGGGGTCCCTATTTCTATTGTATCTAATAGAGGCACACAATTTACATCCCAATTTTGGAAGACTTTACAGTCCGAGTTAGGCACTCAATTGGATCTTAGTACTGCTTTTCACCCTATGGCAGATGGTCAGCCAGAGCGAACGATTCGGGTTCTAGAGGATATGCTtcgagcttgtgtgattgacttcggtggtcattgggaccagttcttaccattggcagagtttgcgtataataatagttaccactcgagcattgatatggccccgtttgaggctctttatgggaggagatgtaaatctcctattgggtggtttgatgcatttgaggtaaggCCATAGGGTATGATCTTTTGAGAGAGTCATTAGACAAAGTTAAGctgattcaggaaaagctcttGGTGACTCAGAGTAGACAGAAGAAGTATACTGACTagaaggtccgagatcttgagtcaTGGTTGGGGAGCAGGTTTTGTTGAAagtctcacctatgaagggtgtgatgaggtttagGAAGAACGGCAAGCTCAGTCCTAGGTTCATCGGTCCCTTCAAGACCCTTAGACATATGAGggaggtagcctatgagttagcTTTGCCTCCAGGTTTGTCTGGCGTTCATCCGGTGTTTCATGTCTTTATGTTGAATAGATATCATGGTGATGGTTCTTTTATCATTTGTTGGGATTCAGTCTTATTGGATGAGAACTTGtattatgaggaagagcctattaCTATTCTAGATAGAGAGGTTCGTAAGTTGAGGTCTATGGAGATTGCATCAgtgaaagttcagtggaagaacCACCCTATTGAGGAAGCTACTTAGGAGACTGAATTACATATGCGTAATAATTATCCCCAGCTTTTCCTTTGAGTCAAGTACCTTTCCCCTTGTCACGCTTCCttgtccgttcggggacgaacggttgtttaattggtatctaatgtaacgacctATCGTTATGGGCATTTTGATAATTTACCCCTGCTAGTTCCTTTCCGAGACTAGCAGCTAGTCTAGTGATAACTTAAGGAGCTAGAATTCTAAAATAAAGGCCTTTGATTGTATTTTTGTACTTGTTTGAAAACTTAACTTATTTTCGTTAGGGGGTGACTTagtaaatttgacccttattgggaattccgaggccacaggTGAGTCCGTAGCATGTTTTCACTTTgatgtgcatgtttggtttgcatCTGTAGGATCTCGAATTGATATAGGGGTTTTGGGTGGAAACGAGTGAAAAACCAGAGCTCACTGGTCGGAtgtgaccgctgcagcgggtgTACTACCGCTGTAGCGAGTCCGCTGCCGCGGGTCACCGGTCGCCCCCGCGGGTCGCCAGTCGCCACCGTGGGGTTTCGGGtttaatgaggtccgccatagcggtggGGTTTTTCGCTACAGCGATGGTTTTTCACTACAGCGAGATCGCTGTAGCTAAGAGATGACTGCTGCGGCGATCAACGGGAGGCAGAAACTGACTTTTATATTGCTAATTTTGAagccattccccacataacaccaaaaacaATTCCCAAGAAAGTGATAGGCgaatttctaaggctagggtgaAACTCCTCTTTGAAGGTAAGTCTTAATCCTTTTATTGTTCATTCCATTGTCATCTTTAAGTTCCATTAATAGTTTAAGGTCCTCTAATGGTGAGGGAAAGGATTaaaaccctagaattagtaaacccttgaacaatgaatgggttgttgattttatttttgtttactcATCTAGGAGTGCAGAGTATCACTTTCTAGGGTGCGAATTGATTACTTATGGTGGAAATTGCATATTgtgacttagggttctaataaaaaagAGAACTTTAGTATAAAAACTGCTTGAAAGGGGTTGAAtcgattagaaacccatgaagtggaatagtatgattgttgggattgaaATTATGATAAGTTCATCACTAAGTGATGGTTTCACCATTTGAAAAGGATATAAGTAATTGGGTTTTCGTTCctaattgttgttcttgttagaGTAAATGATCCATTACTCACTTAGCGTTacattgctagactttgaacgttccgaAGCATTACAGAAGGGAAAAGCTGTTGCGAAATAtcttgcattgttccagttctgcaTCTGAGgcaggttacggtctacttgagttagaccttgattagttgaatgtatatgtgatagaattgatgggagaaagcatgtataggtcttcagacatgaAGTCTAGTTGGAAATTCTAAGGTTggtattgattgattgattatgtgggcttatcacaattattttatttactgaAAACCCGAGGTGCAATTATTGTGCTATGAGAAGGAAGGAGTTCATATATACCCTTCTTGTGGACTGAGATGGctacatattcatcttttgttgatgaattgatttacttgagtcttgatatgacttgtggcttcaTGCCTTGTATTTCttgacatgatattgatgaCTGCTCATAATCCATATTGACTGTTGGGCTGGAAATACGTTTAGATTCATATtgtgataaaataaaataaaaaatatatataaaggcacatttgacagggggtgaggatgtggcctagttaagggctcgtgatccgaggtcagttccggtGTGAATGGTACAAGGACACCATGGTCCCCTGctggtcatggctatttggggcAACATTAcaatttagcatgtgtgtacatggTTGAGATGTTATCCTTGTTATTatcgcattgcattgcatcagaCTTATATTATTCCTGTTGATGGTTGTGGCTGGGCTTATCCTATTCCCGTGTTAGCTGATTTCTGTTAATGACATTATTTTGCTATGTGCTATTATGTCCTCTCTGCCTATCTTGTTAATTTTATGAACGTATGCATAAtcctaatcttagtcggcctatgatatctcttaggtacatagtgtttgtaccgatactaccttgctgcactttttatttgagtgcagattgtgtgccaGAGACTTCGACCAGACATCatatttagcttgaggccaGTTCCTGATCAAAtctgagggtgagcttctatccatgccatgccgcctAAAGATCTTTCTTATTTGATGTTcactttcattccagacattacttACATTTATAGACAGTTGTTTATTCTTTGGACAATTATgctttagagtccttgtacgatgactttttgatctttggggttgtaatagttaggatttCTTCAGTTTATTTacttatggcatgattagacaagatttatgatttaattcttgttattgatttATGATTGTTTAAATGATTAAGTAATTAGTTAAGCAGATGGTTCACCCACTAGGGgaattagtgtgggtgccactcacatctaattgggtcgtgacaacgtaCTATACTCATCACCCTAATGATTACCTTACCGTGCCAAATCTGTAGAAAATCAACTGATTACCCCAAAGGCTTCCCATAATCATTTGTACCTCCTAATCATATCCCAAAGTACTGGCTTAAATCATTAGAACTGTCCAAATAGCTTCCAGCGGTAAAATGTCATCAAGTCCACTTGCAACTCCAATACAGCGCGATAACTCAGCCAAACCTCTATTCTGAACTGTAACTctttcaaattttccaaaatggGTTACCAAATTAACCATAAATTTTCCTAGTAATGTATCTATGAGCCACTCGACATTACATGAACGATTTTGACTCAGGGTAAAGCACACAACTGTCTGTCTATCACTCTGACTCCAAACCCTCACAGAACAAATTTAGACCTTTCATAAGTCTGTGGTGACCCATTCTAACCTTTTTGCTCATGAATACTCAACCTCATGCTGTCATTCCCGAATTCAAAAGCTGAATTCTACCTAAGTAATCAACTTAGTACCGAGGAACTATAGCCTATAATTTAATTCTTTCTATTTCTCAATTCACACTAGTCACGCAAACCTgataaatcacaataattggAATCGTCCTTCTTGTGCTTTCACTGAACTCTTTCACCACTTCGAATGCCGGGAAGCAAGGCCTGCAGCCTCATACTCCTACTTCACAACCATTAAATCTCTAATTGTTATACCTTTTTACTCCTTTAGTAAATCCAAAAGTATCAATTCTTTCTATCCATGTGCCTTACCATGCACAGATACTCCTAAGTCGTTAATATTTAGAATGCTTAACCATGCTATCCATTCAATAATGCTTCAACATAGCCTACTATCACGAACAAAGTCTCACCGCTAAAatatgactttaactttcaaacTGAAAAGATTTTTGGGTTTCCTCCTTTAATCAACTGTAGCCCATTCATTCAATAATGATATGAAATTACCCACCTTTGTACAAGCAAGTCGTCTTCCCATCAATTTTATCACGTCAGTCATCTGAACCTTGTACCTCACCAATCGCCATCGCAAAATCCTATGGCACTTCGCCATAACACTTGGTCAATTTCTGTAGACTTCTTTTTTTCAAGCATACTCAACCATTACACCCCATCTAAATGATGCAAGATAATGCCACCACAAAATCCCATTACTTTGAATCCAAATGCTTTCCTTCTTCGAATGTGTACTTTACTCCTGCCGATATAAGATCAAACATGTcattgagcccgtttggattggcttataagttgctgaaaacagctttcaggttttttgagtgtttggctagctagcttaaagccattttgtgcttaaaataagcccaaaaaaataattgagcctgtttggcttagcttatctaaagcagcttataagctgaaatcaacttataagccaaaaaaaaaaagttgggctaccccaacttattttttacagcttataagctgctttttttttaagcccatccaaacaggctcattgTCACAATTATTcattttccatattccattCCCAATCACATTCACCGCTATCGACCGAAAATCACTCAATCCCACTCGAGAGTGTTCCAAAATATCATAAATCTTGCAAAATCGCTGAGCCAATCCTGGGGAAAGTAGTAAGCAACAAACTCGAACAACCGAAAGTTTTCCTTATCTCACTCGAATCTCAAATCGGGATACTTATCTAAATCAAGCTCATTATATGAACAATACTTCACAAAGCCTTTCCACCAGAAAATACCAACCAACCCTGGTTATTCCAACAAATATCAATCATTACCGATGTAATATCCTAAACCATCACTGTCTTTGGTCCATAATCTATAGAGCAATTCTCACTTACCTTTCACACAATCCTACAAACATTCTCATATGATTCCATACCATTATTCTTACCAGAGATCCCTTAATTGAAGAATCATTCTTCTAACTTGGTTTACAAGTCCACCAACCTGATATCAATACACAAAAGCACAATAGTGAATTCATTTTTCTTGGTTTCAACCGGTTTTACTGGTCCTTCATTTGATTTCCTAAAGGTACTTCATAACTTGAATTAGTTATGATTCACCATTAATCTGCCACTTTAAATGTCCTTATTGACTGACACCTCGCTCAAGGGTCCTTAAAGGATGTTTACCAAAGAAGAACCACCTATTTCCTTGTTTCACCAAACCAAAATGACTTCAGTAATCATGCGATTATCCTTCTAATTTCGTCAACTCCACATAGCGATATCACCAGTAATTGTAGAAACTTACCGAGTCCTAAGAAACATGTACAATGCCCCCATCCCTTCACTAACACTAGGTTCAAAGACGATAACTCTTTATGTAATAAATCTTCACACTTGTTTATTGCTAGAGTCATTTTCATTAGTTGATCGTTGTTCCCCCAGTAGCCTACGACGTAGTCATACAAACCAACCATTTCACATTTATTGAATATCCACTTCAAAAATAGAGTAGCCTAGTTCCTTGAGAACTTAAAGAAGTCATCCTACTCATGACACCATAACCCTTGAAAGATGCCAAGCTAGTATCACCCATCATCCTTGCACATCAAACAATTGCCGCGTATATCACAAAGTAAAAAAGCTCTTGGCTCGAATAATCCCTTTTATCTCCAACCTCAAAATATCAAGCGGACCTACGAACTTGCCCTTTATTGAAAGAACTGCCTATTCCCATAATGATTCAATTGCCATAGATAACACCTCCCCGTTGGCCTAATGCCAATAGCCATTTCCTTAAAGAATCCTCAAACCACTCGTCCTTAATCCACACAATGCCA containing:
- the LOC132042359 gene encoding uncharacterized protein LOC132042359 — translated: MVGEQVLLKVSPMKGVMRFRKNGKLSPRFIGPFKTLRHMREVAYELALPPGLSGVHPVFHVFMLNRYHGDGSFIICWDSVLLDENLYYEEEPITILDREVRKLRSMEIASVKVQWKNHPIEEAT
- the LOC132042358 gene encoding uncharacterized protein LOC132042358; translation: MKKTSGLFLGSLRDKELYAKFFKCVFRLESVSFLGHVVSKEEIMVDPKKIEAVRDWAKPTSVIEIRSFVGLATDGMSRKSANMGSLARLIVSEYPLAIEVQTLVNSFMRLDVSDLGRVLSCVEARSSFLKKIMAKQFVDASLYKIRDKVVIGEAKEAMIDSGGVLRIKGRVCVPLVDDLIRMILEDAHNSRYSIHPGPTRMYRDFRLHYWWAGMKRDIIEFVSHYLNYQ